A stretch of Aedes aegypti strain LVP_AGWG chromosome 2, AaegL5.0 Primary Assembly, whole genome shotgun sequence DNA encodes these proteins:
- the LOC5565837 gene encoding basic salivary proline-rich protein 4, whose protein sequence is MGYYDRCVKLPKNKLKACAFCVLLCMANLIDISEARKVATGRVTKPTANRGYASADIAKLSYTPNHAAVPAKPAAAPAQQTPIGWNVHNTNNAPPPYSATANHGPPPPYSAQPNPNSNSRFNEQPPPYAQNNPGFPPAPNYQNNQAAFGAGAAGGVVAGSAYRPHGHNISSGGLGGGFQPVPNQGYPAQPAQGFPGSPVAQPGGGYPGAPVAQPGGGFPGGYQPAYQPGSYPQQPGFQPAPGGFQQQPGTVIHHYEQPSSGGGGLGTVLGAGVVGLAAGAGGAAIYDALKPKEEAKEAHPEAAATTTTTTTTLAPINPNGEAQLAPIPANPNGETPLAPMPVVPPNPNGETPLAPMPAAETTTDPAATDMTTTDNPLGSAPLASFPVSSNTTAADTSSTSPASTVAVEAPNAALNVQPNQAAPVVPTTSSQHSDSAGGRVQLSIFTLLAPVICRFLF, encoded by the coding sequence ATGGGTTACTACGATCGGTGTGTTAAATTacctaaaaataaattaaaagcaTGCGCATTTTGTGTGTTGCTTTGCATGGCCAACTTGATCGACATAAGCGAGGCGCGCAAGGTGGCGACTGGTCGCGTCACAAAGCCAACGGCAAATCGAGGATATGCGAGTGCGGACATTGCTAAGTTGAGTTACACGCCCAATCATGCTGCTGTACCGGCTAAGCCCGCGGCAGCCCCTGCACAACAAACGCCGATAGGTTGGAATGTGCACAACACCAACAATGCGCCTCCACCGTACTCGGCTACAGCAAACCATGGACCACCCCCGCCATACTCTGCTCAACCGAACCCCAATTCGAACAGTAGATTCAACGAACAACCTCCACCATATGCTCAGAACAATCCAGGATTCCCACCGGCTCCCAACTATCAGAACAACCAGGCAGCTTTCGGAGCAGGAGCAGCCGGTGGAGTAGTGGCAGGAAGCGCATATCGTCCCCACGGTCATAACATCTCTTCAGGTGGACTGGGAGGAGGTTTCCAGCCCGTGCCTAACCAAGGCTATCCCGCTCAACCAGCGCAAGGATTCCCAGGATCACCTGTTGCTCAACCTGGTGGCGGTTATCCAGGAGCACCAGTGGCACAACCTGGTGGAGGATTCCCTGGTGGATATCAACCCGCTTATCAACCAGGTAGTTATCCTCAACAACCTGGCTTTCAACCAGCCCCAGGAGGTTTCCAACAGCAACCGGGCACGGTCATTCATCACTATGAACAGCCATCTTCTGGTGGTGGTGGATTAGGTACCGTCCTTGGAGCTGGAGTAGTAGGCCTTGCGGCTGGCGCCGGTGGCGCAGCCATCTACGATGCCCTCAAGCCCAAAGAAGAAGCCAAAGAGGCCCATCCGGAAGCAGCTGCCACCACGACAACAACCACTACAACCCTGGCGCCAATCAACCCTAACGGAGAAGCACAACTGGCACCAATTCCCGCCAATCCCAACGGCGAAACACCTTTGGCTCCGATGCCAGTCGTCCCCCCTAACCCCAATGGTGAAACTCCATTGGCCCCGATGCCTGCCGCAGAAACAACAACCGACCCAGCAGCTACTGATATGACCACAACCGATAATCCCCTAGGATCGGCCCCGTTGGCATCATTCCCCGTTTCCTCCAATACAACAGCCGCCGACACCAGTAGCACTTCGCCGGCGTCAACGGTAGCTGTGGAAGCCCCGAATGCTGCTCTCAACGTCCAGCCGAATCAGGCCGCTCCCGTCGTTCCAACAACGTCATCCCAACACAGTGATTCCGCGGGTGGCCGCGTTCAGCTGTCCATCTTCACACTTCTAGCTCCGGTGATTTGTAGATTTTTGTTCTAG